The DNA sequence GAAAGAACGGTAAAGATATATGCTTGTAAAGCTGCTACTAACAATTCCAATAATCCGATAAACAATCCCAATGGAACTGAAGCGAATCCTAAAAGTGGTGTTTTAAAGATAAAGATCAATGACATAATCGCCAATACCATAATGTGACCTGCAGTAATATTTGCAAAGAGACGCATCATTAAGGCAAATGGTTTTGTGAACACTCCAATGATTTCAATTGGAACCATGATTGGGTATAATAATAAAGGTACTGGTGGCATGAAAATATGTTTCCAATAATCTTTGTTGGCACTGAAGATGGTAATTAATAAAGTAATAATTGCTAAAACCGCTGTTGTTGCGATGTTACCAGTTAAGTTATAACCGAAAGGCGCAAATGGAATTAAACCAAACATATTATTAAACCAGATAAAGAAAAATACGGTTAATAAATAAGGCATGAATTTTTTATACTTTTTCGCTCCAATATTTGGTATTGCTACTTCATCTCTAATGAAAATAATAATCGGCTCCATAAATCTTCCAAATCCACTAGGAACTAAGGTTTTCGCATATCCTCTTGCCATTCCAATAAAAACAAGGAACATAAAGAAGATTGAAATAAAGATCGCTGCTACGTTTTTCGTAATCGAAAAATCATAAAATGCGTTGTCTGAATTATGTTTTCCGCTTAAGACAGAGAATAATTTTGCTTGAACTAAACCCTGAGTTGAAGTTACAACCCCATGATCTAAAGTATAACCGTCATGTTCATGACCATGTGCAATTGCACTTGACATCATCATATGAAGTCCGTTTTTGTCTTTAACAATAACTGGTAATGGAATAGAAACGTGGTGTTCTTCCGGCGTTCCTTCATTTAATGTTAAGATATGCCACTCATTAGAATCACTAATGTGTTCCATAATCATCTCTTTTGCATTAAATTTTTGATTATCATCTACAATTTTCTGTTCTAAACTTTCGGTAGATGTAGCTTCAACTTCTTGCTGTGCATAAGTGAAAACACTTGAAAGCGTAAGAAATAAAACGAAAAATAAAGAAGAAATTCTCTTGTTCATAGGTCAAATTTATCGGTTTGCAAATATATTGAATTTATTAAAACCCACCAATATTAAAAATTGATTTTTATCAGTTATTTTCAGGAACGGTTTAATAATCGAATTACTTTGAAATATAAAGCAAAAGAAGTCACCAAAAAGGCTCCGATAATAAACAGGAAATTAGTTTGATTTGCTTCTAATTTAATCAACCAATACCCTACCCAGATAATATCTTTAAAGATATTGATCACCAAAAATAACATGGCAGGATTTTCTGTTTTCATCAAATATTTTTTAAAAATGTAAAAGATAATTACATTTAAAACTGCTGCAGAAACAAATACTAAAACTAAATTGGTCATATTCATGCCGCAAAAATAAGCAACTTTAGAATAATTGAACGAAATTCTTTGTTTTCAAATTTTAAAATGAGCAAAAGGCAAAAGGTTTTTTAAAACCAAATAACTATCAGCAACTTCACAGATACTCTTATTTTAATTTCTTTAATAAAACAAAACGCCGGATTCAGTAGTGTTTTTTCACGAAAAGTACTTTAATTACTATATTTAGATGTAATATTCATTATTTTAGTTGTTTAAATTTTTATTTATCATAAACTAAAATCTTGAATATGTTAAAGAGAACCATCTTATTAGAAAACAAAACGTCGGTAAGTACGAAAAATTTGCAAATAGTAATTCAAACAGAATTGCGAGAAAGTACGATTCCTGCGGAAGATATTGGTTACTTGGTCATCGATCATCCACAAGTTTTTGTGAGCATTCCTGCAATGAATTTATTGATAGAAAATAATGCGGCAATTGTTGTTTGTGGAAACAATCATTTACCGAACGGAATGTTTCTAAACCTCAACAGCCATCACATTCAACAGGAGGTTTTCCGAAACCAAATGGAAGCGAGTTTACCTTTGAAAAAGCAACTATGGCAACAAACTGCTATGGAAAAAATTAGAAATCAGGGACAATTATTAGAACGAATAACAGGCGAAAAGAACAGTTTTGAATTTTTAATGTCCAAGGTTTTGAGTGGTGACACCTCTAATATGGAAGGTGTTGCCGCCAATCTTTACTGGAAAACATTCTTTGAACATTGTGATATTAAAGTCAAAAGAGAACGTTTTGGAAATTTTCCTAATAATTTCTTGAATTATGGTTATGCTATTCTGCGAGCTGCAACAGCAAGATCTCTTTCTGGAAGCGGACTTCTCAATACTTTAGGAATTCATCATAGAAACAAATACAATGCTTATGCGTTGGCAGATGATATGATGGAACCTTACCGACCGATGGTTGATGAAAAAGTTTTCGAATTAATTGCAATGAGTGAGGAGCAAGAACTTACTACCTCAATAAAGGCTGAGTTTCTAAAAATCCTGACACAAACCGTGTACTTCAACGAAGAGAAAAGTCCACTTATGATTGGTTTGCAAAGAAGCGCAACTTCTTTGCAGCAATGTTTTACGGGAGAAAAGAAAAAAATTAATTATCCAAAATTATGGATCTAAACGGCTACCGAATTATGTGGATTTTTGTTTTTTTTGATTTACCGACAGAAACTAAAAAAGACCGACATAATGCGTCGAAATTTAGAACCAATTTATTGAAAGATGGTTTTAATATGATGCAATATTCTGTTTACATGCGACATTGTGCAAGCAGTGAAAGTGCAGATGTGCACGAAAAGCGGGTTCAACTATTACTTCCACCATTTGGTAAAGTGAGTGTTTTACGAATAACAGATAAACAATTTGGAAATATTATGAATTTTTGGGGGAAAGCAGAAGTTCCCAAACCGCCAGGCCCGGTGCAATTAGAATTATTTTAGGAATAAAAAAATGCTTCAATCTTGCTTTATCAGTGCAAAAAAGAAGCGTTTTTTTTAACGATATTTACTTTTAATTCTTTGATTACCAGAAGGTAGCGAGCCAACTAATATCGTTCTTTCTAATCTTTAATCAAACCACAACCTTTACGAACGATCCTGCAATCATTTTACCAATATCGTTCTTTCTAATCTTTAATCAAACCACAACAGGTCAAGTAGTTGAAGGTGATTTAGATGCAATATCGTTCTTTCTAATCTTTAATCAAACCACAACATCAAGTTCAGTTGATGCAACAGTTTAGCAAATATCGTTCTTTCTAATCTTTAATCAAACCACAACAAACGAAGCCGTAGTTTTAGAAAAAGTTAAAATATCGTTCTTTCTAATCTTTAATCAAACCACAACAAATTAGGTAACCAAGATAAAGGCGGTGCAAATATCGTTCTTTCTAATCTTTAATCAAACCACAACATCTTTGTTAAGACTGGTTCGACTCCAGTTAATATCGTTCTTTCTAATCTTTAATCAAACCACAACAAAAGAAGTACAAACTTCGAGATGATGTTAAATATCGTTCTTTCTAATCTTTAATCAAACCACAACTACCAATTACTGCGCGATCAAATAAACTTTAATATCGTTCTTTCTAATCTTTAATCAAACCACAACAAACGAATACTGCTAAAACTCAAAAGCAAGAATATCGTTCTTTCTAATCTTTAATCAAACCACAACTACGAAAACAATCCCTAACGATAAAGACATAATATCGTTCTTTCTAATCTTTAATCAAACCACAACCAAACGACAAAGATATTTACGTTATAGACAAATATCGTTCTTTCTAATCTTTAATCAAACCACAACATTTTCGTCGGCATTTGATACCGATATTGTAATATCGTTCTTTCTAATCTTTAATCAAACCACAACAGTAATTGTGCTAAATACCGATGTTCCTATAATATCGTTCTTTCTAATCTTTAATCAAACCACAACTGCTAGCTTGCCGATTCCCGACTCCACCCAAATATCGTTCTTTCTAATCTTTAATCAAACCACAACAGAAAACGCAGATACAAATCATATCCGTTAAATATCGTTCTTTCTAATCTTTAATCAAACCACAACGAAGTCTTTTAGTGCTTTTTCTCGATTGTAATATCGTTCTTTCTAATCTTTAATCAAACCACAACTTGAATTACTGGTGGGAGAAGACAAAGAAAAATATCGTTCTTTCTAATCTTTAATCAAACCACAACAGCAGAGGGATTAGGCTTAATGGATGAAAAAATATCGTTCTTTCTAATCTTTAATCAAACCACAACCGAAGTCTTTCACGTAGTTGAAGGAGTTGAAATATCGTTCTTTCTAATCTTTAATCAAACCACAACTTGCAGAGATGAGAGCGGTTCATTATATCAAATATCGTTCTTTCTAATCTTTAATCAAACCACAACTCACTCACCAAATAACGACGCACCCGCTTTAATATCGTTCTTTCTAATCTTTAATCAAACCACAACTGGCGCTTTGCGACGGCATGGTGTGGGCCGAATATCGTTCTTTCTAATCTTTAATCAAACCACAACTGAAGCGCAGTATCAAATGACTACTGATTAAATATCGTTCTTTCTAATCTTTAATCAAACCACAACTTCATTATGCATATTAGACCATAATGGCTCAATATCGTTCTTTCTAATCTTTAATCAAACCACAACTCTGCCACAGTATTGGCAAGTAAATGAATCAATATCGTTCTTTCTAATCTTTAATCAAACCACAACTCCCGTACTGCCCGGAGCTGTAACTGGCGGAATATCGTTCTTTCTAATCTTTAATCAAACCACAACTAAAGCAGAAGAACAAATAATAAAAGAACGAATATCGTTCTTTCTAATCTTTAATCAAACCACAACTTGATCCTGAATATGGAATAAACGTTACGAAATATCGTTCTTTCTAATCTTTAATCAAACCACAACTTAAAATCTCATTCGATGTTTCAAAATCTTAATATCGTTCTTTCTAATCTTTAATCAAACCACAACTGAAGATGTTTTAACCTCTTTATTAAAGAAATATCGTTCTTTCTAATCTTTAATCAAACCACAACTGGGATTAATGGATTGGTTTAAACCAAACAAATATCGTTCTTTCTAATCTTTAATCAAACCACAACTGAGACGTTACCTTTTTAAAATGCGAGTTAAATATCGTTCTTTCTAATCTTTAATCAAACCACAACTAATTCTGTTTTTAATATGATTTGGCATTTAATATCGTTCTTTCTAATCTTTAATCAAACCACAACTGTTGAAGTGGTAATTGGTGATATTGGCGGAATATCGTTCTTTCTAATCTTTAATCAAACCACAACTCTAAACTGCTCAATTGTCATTGAATGTTTAATATCGTTCTTTCTAATCTTTAATCAAACCACAACAATCCGCAATTACAAATGTACAACAATATTAATATCGTTCTTTCTAATCTTTAATCAAACCACAACTAAAAAGCATCGCAAGTAAATTAGATGTATAATATCGTTCTTTCTAATCTTTAATCAAACCACAACCTTCCGGTGAAGTTGATTGGTCAACCTTGAAATATCGTTCTTTCTAATCTTTAATCAAACCACAACCAGTAAATATAATTGGATTTATTATTCACAAATATCGTTCTTTCTAATCTTTAATCAAACCACAACTTATAAAGACATCAACAAAACGAACAATGAAATATCGTTCTTTCTAATCTTTAATCAAACCACAACCCATTAACTGATTGACCCAATAAGTCCTGCAATATCGTTCTTTCTAATCTTTAATCAAACCACAACAGGCGAATAGTATCCTAATTTCCATCCATAAATATCGTTCTTTCTAATCTTTAATCAAACCACAACTCAGTGTCAAAACTTTTATTTTTCAACTCAATATCGTTCTTTCTAATCTTTAATCAAACCACAACTCTCAACAGAAAGTAACACAGAATACAAGCAATATCGTTCTTTCTAATCTTTAATCAAACCACAACTAAATTACTCATTGGTTCGTTTAAATATTAAATATCGTTCTTTCTAATCTTTAATCAAACCACAACGGATAATTTCCAACTGACATGAAGTGCGAAAATATCGTTCTTTCTAATCTTTAATCAAACCACAACAGGAAATGAAATCTCATGTATTGGGAGAAAAATATCGTTCTTTCTAATCTTTAATCAAACCACAACACACAAGCATAGATATCCATTAAATCCAAAATATCGTTCTTTCTAATCTTTAATCAAACCACAACAGGTTTAGATGAGTTTGAAGTTATTCAGGGAATATCGTTCTTTCTAATCTTTAATCAAACCACAACTCTTTGTTCTTCATATCCTCCGAAATCTGTAATATCGTTCTTTCTAATCTTTAATCAAACCACAACGGTCTAATGCTTTGGCTGCTTTAGTTCAAGAATATCGTTCTTTCTAATCTTTAATCAAACCACAACCTATGCTGCTGTTGGTGCTAATTCATTTAAATATCGTTCTTTCTAATCTTTAATCAAACCACAACAGTAGCATTTAAATCAATAACGTACTCTTGAATATCGTTCTTTCTAATCTTTAATCAAACCACAACGGAAAACTATGATAAAATAAATCTTTCCATAATATCGTTCTTTCTAATCTTTAATCAAACCACAACGACCCGTGTCTTTTGCTCTACGACTTGCAAAATATCGTTCTTTCTAATCTTTAATCAAACCACAACAGAAGTCTTTCACGTAGTTGAAGGAGTTGAAATATCGTTCTTTCTAATCTTTAATCAAACCACAACGTAATTAAGTACGAAACTAGCGACTCTGAGAATATCGTTCTTTCTAATCTTTAATCAAACCACAACCGTAGAGTTCATTTCTTATATCGGTGGATTAATATCGTTCTTTCTAATCTTTAATCAAACCACAACACCAAGTCTTCCAAGTTGGTCATATTTGAGAATATCGTTCTTTCTAATCTTTAATCAAACCACAACTAATTTAGGGAAAGGAAATGTAAAGTTGGAATATCGTTCTTTCTAATCTTTAATCAAACCACAACTTTTCAGATAGGACCAATTACAACGAATTCAATATCGTTCTTTCTAATCTTTAATCAAACCACAACTATTTTGTTTTGCTAACGTAGCATCTTCAAAATATCGTTCTTTCTAATCTTTAATCAAACCACAACTAATTCAGTTCGAACCCGCTTGGTTTAAAAAATATCGTTCTTTCTAATCTTTAATCAAACCACAACTGCTGCAGGTTCAAACTCACCACTGATCCAAATATCGTTCTTTCTAATCTTCAATCAAACCACAACAACACAACTGAAGAGTTGAGTTAATCCTTACCAGTTATTTGGATTTTACCTTGCAAGTCAATTTTAACTTTTATTGGATTAATTTCCTGATACTTTTTCATACTAGCAACCCTAATTTCTTCATTTTTATTTGTTACTGTAGATGCTAAGTGATGTCTAAAAGAAAAATCCCCGTCAGATATTTTTTGAACTCTATATAAATAACTACTCAAGAAAGAACTATTCTCAAAATTATCATTATACTCTTCGTTTGAAAGTCCTAACAAAAACATATCATTTTCTTGTAATGTTAAAACTAACTCTTTCAGTTCTGGTTCTACATATTTATCTTCAGGTAGTTTATATATTTTGTCTTTATGTTTAACTCTTTCAACAACATTCCAAAAATTTGTAATACTATCTTTCAATTCGCCATTTTCATCTTTATAAATAACAATATGATGATTTTTTCTTGGATTTACATATTGCTTAATAGTAGGTTTTAGCTGTTGG is a window from the Kaistella flava (ex Peng et al. 2021) genome containing:
- the atpB gene encoding F0F1 ATP synthase subunit A, which codes for MNKRISSLFFVLFLTLSSVFTYAQQEVEATSTESLEQKIVDDNQKFNAKEMIMEHISDSNEWHILTLNEGTPEEHHVSIPLPVIVKDKNGLHMMMSSAIAHGHEHDGYTLDHGVVTSTQGLVQAKLFSVLSGKHNSDNAFYDFSITKNVAAIFISIFFMFLVFIGMARGYAKTLVPSGFGRFMEPIIIFIRDEVAIPNIGAKKYKKFMPYLLTVFFFIWFNNMFGLIPFAPFGYNLTGNIATTAVLAIITLLITIFSANKDYWKHIFMPPVPLLLYPIMVPIEIIGVFTKPFALMMRLFANITAGHIMVLAIMSLIFIFKTPLLGFASVPLGLFIGLLELLVAALQAYIFTVLSALFIGIAVTEHEHEGAH
- the cas2 gene encoding CRISPR-associated endonuclease Cas2 yields the protein MDLNGYRIMWIFVFFDLPTETKKDRHNASKFRTNLLKDGFNMMQYSVYMRHCASSESADVHEKRVQLLLPPFGKVSVLRITDKQFGNIMNFWGKAEVPKPPGPVQLELF
- the cas1 gene encoding type II CRISPR-associated endonuclease Cas1, which produces MLKRTILLENKTSVSTKNLQIVIQTELRESTIPAEDIGYLVIDHPQVFVSIPAMNLLIENNAAIVVCGNNHLPNGMFLNLNSHHIQQEVFRNQMEASLPLKKQLWQQTAMEKIRNQGQLLERITGEKNSFEFLMSKVLSGDTSNMEGVAANLYWKTFFEHCDIKVKRERFGNFPNNFLNYGYAILRAATARSLSGSGLLNTLGIHHRNKYNAYALADDMMEPYRPMVDEKVFELIAMSEEQELTTSIKAEFLKILTQTVYFNEEKSPLMIGLQRSATSLQQCFTGEKKKINYPKLWI